A window from Litorilinea aerophila encodes these proteins:
- the aspS gene encoding aspartate--tRNA(Asn) ligase: MASSASPIRVRTHEILTHVGERVILQGWLHNLRRLGGVNFIILRDGWGTVQAVTEDEADLAPLLQEGLGVETVIRLTGTVVATPQAPGGVELHQPELAVITPVQEAPPLALNKRRLRAALPTLLDHAVIANRHPSRRAVFRLAAGLMAGFRAALADRGFTEIQTPKIVASATESGANVFTIDYFGRPAYLAQSPQFYKQIMVGVFERVYEVGPVFRAEPHDTARHINEYVSLDAEFGFIQDHFSVMALLREVLAHMLAHLAEAYAPELALLQLSLPPVPATIPHIHFADAQELIFQRHGVDVRGEPDLSPQDERWLGAWAQAEHGSDFLFVTGYPMAKRPFYTHPDPNRPGYSNSFDLLFRGVELVTGGQRLHRYPDYLAALEGAGLSPEPFATYLEAFRYGMPPHGGFAIGLERLLMQLLDAPNLRLTTLFPRDMTRLAP; this comes from the coding sequence ATGGCGAGCAGCGCTTCACCGATTCGGGTACGCACCCACGAAATCCTGACCCACGTGGGCGAACGGGTCATCCTGCAGGGCTGGCTCCACAACCTGCGCCGCCTGGGCGGGGTCAACTTCATCATCCTGCGGGACGGCTGGGGGACGGTTCAGGCCGTCACGGAGGACGAGGCCGACCTGGCACCGCTGCTCCAGGAAGGGCTGGGCGTGGAGACGGTGATTCGGCTGACGGGTACGGTGGTGGCCACCCCCCAGGCGCCCGGCGGCGTAGAGCTCCATCAACCCGAGCTGGCGGTGATTACCCCGGTACAGGAGGCGCCGCCCCTGGCCCTCAACAAACGGCGGCTCCGCGCCGCGCTGCCCACCCTGCTGGACCACGCCGTCATCGCCAACCGGCACCCGTCCCGCCGGGCTGTCTTCCGACTGGCGGCGGGCCTCATGGCCGGCTTTCGGGCGGCCCTCGCTGACCGGGGCTTCACCGAGATCCAGACGCCCAAGATTGTGGCCTCCGCCACCGAAAGCGGGGCCAACGTTTTCACCATCGACTATTTCGGCCGGCCCGCCTACCTGGCCCAGAGCCCCCAGTTCTACAAACAGATCATGGTGGGCGTCTTCGAGCGGGTCTATGAAGTCGGTCCCGTCTTCCGGGCAGAGCCCCACGACACGGCCCGTCACATCAATGAATACGTCAGCCTGGACGCGGAATTCGGGTTCATCCAGGACCACTTCAGCGTCATGGCCCTGCTGCGAGAGGTCCTGGCCCACATGTTGGCGCACCTGGCCGAGGCATACGCGCCCGAGCTGGCCCTCCTCCAGCTCAGCCTGCCGCCGGTGCCGGCCACCATCCCCCACATCCACTTCGCCGATGCCCAGGAGCTCATCTTCCAGCGCCACGGCGTGGATGTGCGGGGCGAGCCGGACCTGTCCCCCCAGGACGAACGGTGGTTGGGCGCCTGGGCACAGGCCGAACATGGCAGCGACTTCCTGTTTGTCACCGGCTATCCCATGGCCAAACGCCCCTTCTACACCCATCCCGATCCCAATCGGCCCGGGTATTCCAACTCCTTCGACCTCCTCTTCCGGGGCGTGGAGCTGGTCACCGGCGGACAGCGACTGCACCGTTACCCGGATTATCTGGCCGCGCTGGAGGGAGCCGGGCTGTCGCCCGAGCCATTTGCTACCTACCTGGAGGCGTTCCGCTACGGCATGCCACCCCACGGCGGCTTCGCCATCGGCCTGGAACGGCTCCTGATGCAGTTGCTGGATGCGCCCAACCTGCGCCTGACCACCCTCTTCCCCCGGGACATGACGCGCCTGGCGCCATGA
- the mvaD gene encoding diphosphomevalonate decarboxylase, which yields MRKCTVRAGSNIAFIKYWGVADPALNLPLSNSISMTLADAYTVTTVAWEERPAQARGEAPDEIVLDGVRLEGEAAQRIVAHLDRLRALAQVDWRARVVSQNNFPAAAGIASSASGFAALTVAGCRALGLELSPTRLSALARRGSGSACRSIFGGFVEWEQGHDDTTSVARPLFPAEHWDLHDVVAVVSRAAKAVSSAGGHQVAATSPFNAARIASLPPLLATVRDAIAARDISRLGPAIEQDALAMHGVMMTSHPSLLYWQPGTVEVLHAVRRWRQEEGLAVYFTIDAGPNVHLICEQDQVGPVVQRLQQLASVQQILVSGPGPGPVELDEHLF from the coding sequence ATGCGCAAGTGTACCGTACGGGCAGGCAGCAACATCGCCTTCATCAAGTACTGGGGCGTGGCCGATCCCGCCCTCAACCTGCCCCTAAGCAACTCCATCAGCATGACCCTGGCCGATGCCTACACCGTCACCACCGTGGCCTGGGAGGAGCGCCCGGCTCAGGCTCGGGGTGAAGCCCCGGACGAAATCGTACTGGATGGCGTGCGCCTGGAGGGGGAAGCAGCCCAACGCATCGTGGCCCACCTGGATCGCCTGCGGGCCCTGGCCCAGGTGGACTGGCGGGCACGGGTGGTCAGCCAGAACAACTTTCCGGCGGCCGCGGGCATTGCCAGCTCGGCCAGCGGCTTTGCCGCCCTGACGGTGGCCGGCTGCCGGGCCTTGGGCCTGGAGCTGAGCCCGACCCGGCTTTCGGCCCTGGCCCGCCGTGGCAGTGGTTCTGCCTGCCGCAGCATCTTCGGTGGCTTCGTGGAATGGGAGCAAGGCCACGACGACACCACCAGCGTGGCCCGTCCGCTCTTCCCGGCCGAACACTGGGACCTTCACGACGTGGTGGCGGTGGTCAGCCGCGCGGCCAAGGCGGTCAGCAGCGCCGGCGGTCATCAGGTGGCCGCCACCAGCCCCTTCAACGCAGCCCGCATTGCCAGCCTGCCGCCCCTGTTGGCCACAGTGCGCGACGCCATCGCAGCGCGAGACATCAGCCGGCTGGGACCTGCCATCGAACAGGATGCGCTGGCCATGCACGGGGTGATGATGACCAGCCACCCCAGCCTCCTCTACTGGCAGCCCGGCACCGTGGAGGTGCTCCATGCGGTGCGGCGCTGGCGCCAGGAGGAAGGGCTGGCCGTCTATTTCACCATCGACGCCGGCCCCAACGTGCATCTGATCTGTGAACAGGACCAGGTTGGCCCGGTGGTCCAGCGGCTGCAACAACTGGCCAGCGTCCAGCAGATCCTGGTCAGCGGCCCGGGCCCTGGACCGGTGGAATTGGATGAACACCTGTTTTGA
- a CDS encoding vWA domain-containing protein — MSKLPGGALASRPLHFFWIADCSGSMGVDGKIQALNNAIREAIPHMQQVALENPNAQVLVRAIAFAHGARWHVAQPTPVADFRWPDLKAGGETDMGQALRLVAEQLRVEAMPARALPPVLVLISDGQPTDNFDAGLQALMEQPWGKKAVRIAIAIGDDADLSILQKFIGHPEFQPLQANNADTLVRYIRWASTEVLKSASSPASQATTATAATNVPLPPAPDAGTLPESAEDVW, encoded by the coding sequence ATGAGCAAGCTGCCGGGCGGTGCCCTGGCCAGCCGTCCCCTCCACTTCTTTTGGATCGCCGATTGTTCCGGCTCCATGGGGGTGGACGGCAAGATCCAGGCGCTGAACAACGCCATTCGGGAAGCCATCCCCCACATGCAGCAGGTCGCCCTGGAGAACCCCAACGCTCAGGTCCTGGTGCGGGCCATCGCCTTCGCCCACGGTGCCCGCTGGCATGTGGCCCAGCCCACCCCGGTGGCCGACTTCCGCTGGCCCGATCTGAAGGCGGGCGGCGAGACCGACATGGGCCAGGCCCTGCGCCTGGTGGCCGAGCAGCTCCGGGTGGAAGCCATGCCCGCCCGGGCTTTGCCGCCGGTCCTGGTCCTGATTTCCGACGGTCAGCCCACGGACAATTTTGACGCCGGGCTCCAGGCGCTGATGGAACAGCCCTGGGGCAAGAAGGCCGTGCGCATCGCCATCGCCATCGGCGACGACGCCGATCTCAGCATCCTGCAAAAGTTCATCGGCCACCCCGAGTTCCAACCCCTCCAGGCCAACAACGCCGATACCCTGGTTCGCTATATCCGTTGGGCATCTACCGAGGTCCTCAAGTCTGCCTCTTCGCCAGCCAGCCAGGCCACCACGGCGACAGCCGCTACTAATGTTCCCCTGCCCCCGGCACCGGACGCCGGCACCCTGCCGGAATCGGCGGAAGACGTCTGGTGA
- a CDS encoding PP2C family serine/threonine-protein phosphatase, which translates to MYPAGSQWWVLGQSVRGARHRRGHSPNQDALARLHPGPTSQALLAVADGHGSPRYRRSHQGAKLAVQAAIRGLHEFVTSHGAVENLSTLKRGATEPLPKRIVHLWQMAVAEHLAVHPPSTDEQAPSAHALYGSTLLAAAVTPRYLLLLQLGDGDILIVDDAGQVSRPPFPPDPRLLGNQTISLIDERAWAEFRVHFQPLADHPPALVLLATDGYANAFATEADFLQVGTDLLAAIRQEGPRKVQQRLAHWLTLTSEQGSGDDITVGLLYRAG; encoded by the coding sequence ATGTACCCGGCCGGCAGCCAGTGGTGGGTCCTGGGCCAGAGCGTGCGCGGGGCACGCCATCGACGGGGCCACAGCCCCAACCAGGATGCCCTGGCCCGGCTGCACCCGGGACCGACGTCCCAGGCCCTCCTGGCTGTGGCGGACGGCCACGGCAGCCCCCGCTATCGGCGCAGCCACCAGGGCGCCAAGCTGGCCGTGCAGGCGGCCATCCGTGGCCTCCACGAGTTTGTCACCTCCCACGGGGCGGTGGAGAACTTGTCTACCCTCAAGCGAGGAGCCACCGAACCACTCCCCAAACGCATCGTCCACCTCTGGCAGATGGCAGTGGCCGAACATCTGGCTGTCCATCCGCCGTCCACGGACGAGCAGGCACCTTCCGCCCATGCCCTCTACGGATCCACGCTCCTGGCCGCGGCCGTCACGCCCCGCTACCTGCTCCTGCTCCAACTGGGCGACGGGGACATCCTCATCGTCGACGACGCCGGCCAGGTCAGCCGCCCGCCTTTCCCGCCGGATCCGCGCCTGCTGGGGAACCAGACCATTTCCCTGATCGATGAGCGGGCCTGGGCCGAGTTTCGGGTGCACTTCCAACCCCTGGCGGACCATCCGCCGGCCCTGGTGCTGCTGGCCACCGATGGCTATGCCAACGCCTTCGCCACCGAGGCCGATTTTCTCCAGGTGGGCACCGACCTGCTGGCAGCCATCCGGCAGGAAGGGCCACGCAAGGTCCAGCAGCGGCTGGCCCACTGGCTGACCCTCACGTCGGAGCAGGGCAGCGGTGACGACATCACCGTGGGGCTGCTCTACCGGGCTGGCTGA
- a CDS encoding RIO1 family regulatory kinase/ATPase domain-containing protein — translation MEDARPRRRKARKSRQQIVAELAEEAAGLEAGFHITYRPARYEATWLLESLRPFYDQGVLRDVLAQIKGGKEASVYRCQADPSTGLELVAAKVYRPRQFRNLRNDKIYREGRQILKADGRPAKKNDHRMMRALQKKTDFGAQVAHTSWLMYEYTTLEQLYQAGASVPRPLAVAENAILMGYIGDERRAAPTLHETVLTADEAPRLFAETLRNVELMLEYGFIHGDLSAYNILYWEGQITLIDFPQVTSLHANSNARSILRRDVERICDYFARYGLDANPQELAASLWQRYTRITPNDLLADYSRHEAEEET, via the coding sequence ATGGAAGATGCCCGACCTCGCCGACGAAAGGCCCGGAAGAGCCGGCAACAGATCGTGGCCGAGCTAGCCGAGGAGGCCGCGGGCCTGGAGGCGGGGTTCCACATCACCTACCGGCCTGCCCGCTATGAAGCCACGTGGCTGCTGGAGTCCCTGCGCCCGTTCTACGACCAGGGCGTGCTCCGGGATGTCCTGGCCCAGATCAAAGGAGGCAAGGAGGCCAGCGTCTATCGCTGTCAGGCCGACCCCTCCACGGGCCTGGAGCTGGTAGCGGCCAAGGTATACCGGCCGCGCCAGTTCCGCAACCTGCGCAACGACAAAATCTACCGGGAAGGGCGCCAGATCTTGAAGGCGGATGGCCGGCCGGCCAAGAAGAACGACCACCGCATGATGCGCGCCCTCCAGAAGAAGACCGACTTCGGCGCGCAGGTCGCCCACACCTCGTGGCTCATGTACGAATACACGACCCTGGAGCAGCTATATCAGGCCGGGGCGTCCGTGCCTCGTCCCCTCGCGGTGGCGGAGAATGCCATCCTGATGGGCTACATCGGGGACGAACGGCGGGCCGCGCCGACCCTCCATGAGACGGTGCTGACGGCCGACGAGGCACCTCGCCTCTTCGCCGAGACCCTGCGCAACGTGGAACTGATGCTGGAGTATGGCTTCATCCATGGCGACCTGTCGGCCTACAACATTCTGTACTGGGAAGGGCAGATCACCCTGATCGACTTTCCCCAGGTCACCAGCCTCCACGCCAACAGCAACGCCCGCTCCATCCTCCGGCGGGATGTGGAGCGGATCTGCGACTACTTCGCCCGCTACGGGCTGGACGCCAACCCCCAGGAGCTGGCCGCCAGCCTCTGGCAGCGGTATACCCGCATCACGCCCAACGACCTGCTGGCGGACTATTCTCGCCACGAAGCAGAGGAGGAAACGTAA
- a CDS encoding sugar phosphate nucleotidyltransferase, with amino-acid sequence MPMRLEPIRAAVVLAAGRGTRFWPYNVVRQKAAFPIVNVPLVRRLVDDLVQLGIERVAVVVGPGEASVRAALRTAPIQPVYVRQPEPTGTATAALLGLQALDQDCLVVSGDVATDRGNLARLLIRFQEEGPLAAALIQPLGPERPQDWLVAFPEGERLLGVEGHSRGGSFRLCGVYALRAAALPYFRDNPGIMRQVPVGGMPPLEAEMAQSLQMMIDDGEPVLAVEAPGYHVDLDKPWHILEANRQVMDAMAREMVGEVIHPTARIHDGAEIQGRLAVGANCVIGNRVSIRGDLWLGDGASVINGAILDGPVAVGPGTRIRDYCLIGGHTTVGARGVYGHGAEFSGVALDRVYCYHYCEIWGVVGEAVDFGAATVCGNLRFDDGETVWRVRGRQETPLHGANAAYFGDFCRTGVNAIIMPGRRVGVYSCVGPGVVLYEDVPDRQVVMLRQELTTRPWGPERYGW; translated from the coding sequence ATGCCGATGCGCCTTGAGCCCATCCGGGCCGCGGTGGTGCTGGCCGCAGGACGCGGCACCCGCTTCTGGCCCTACAACGTGGTACGTCAGAAGGCCGCCTTCCCCATTGTCAACGTGCCCCTGGTCCGCCGGCTCGTGGATGATCTTGTCCAATTGGGTATCGAACGGGTGGCCGTGGTAGTGGGCCCGGGGGAGGCCAGCGTGCGCGCCGCCCTGCGCACTGCCCCCATCCAGCCGGTCTACGTCCGCCAGCCGGAGCCCACGGGCACGGCCACGGCTGCGCTGCTGGGCCTCCAGGCGCTGGACCAGGACTGCCTGGTGGTGTCGGGCGACGTGGCCACCGACCGCGGCAACCTGGCCAGGCTGCTCATCCGCTTTCAGGAAGAGGGACCCCTGGCCGCAGCCCTGATCCAGCCGCTGGGGCCGGAACGTCCTCAGGACTGGCTCGTCGCCTTCCCGGAAGGGGAACGGCTTCTGGGGGTCGAAGGTCACAGTCGCGGGGGCTCATTTCGTCTGTGTGGCGTCTATGCCCTGCGCGCCGCCGCGCTCCCCTACTTCCGGGATAATCCTGGGATCATGCGGCAGGTGCCGGTGGGAGGCATGCCTCCCCTGGAGGCGGAGATGGCCCAGTCGCTGCAAATGATGATCGATGACGGCGAGCCGGTGCTGGCTGTGGAAGCGCCGGGCTACCACGTGGACCTGGACAAGCCCTGGCACATCCTGGAAGCCAACCGGCAGGTGATGGATGCCATGGCCCGGGAGATGGTGGGGGAGGTGATCCATCCCACGGCGCGCATCCACGATGGTGCGGAGATCCAGGGGCGGCTGGCAGTGGGCGCGAATTGCGTCATCGGCAACCGGGTGAGCATCCGGGGCGACCTCTGGCTGGGCGATGGGGCCAGCGTCATCAACGGCGCCATCCTGGACGGGCCGGTGGCGGTCGGCCCTGGAACCCGGATTCGGGACTACTGCCTGATCGGCGGGCACACCACCGTGGGCGCGCGTGGGGTCTACGGCCACGGCGCCGAGTTCAGCGGCGTGGCTTTGGACCGGGTCTACTGCTACCACTACTGCGAGATCTGGGGCGTGGTGGGGGAAGCGGTGGACTTTGGCGCGGCCACCGTCTGCGGCAACCTGCGCTTCGACGACGGCGAGACCGTCTGGCGGGTGCGTGGGCGGCAGGAGACGCCCCTCCACGGGGCCAATGCCGCCTACTTCGGCGACTTCTGCCGGACGGGCGTCAACGCCATCATCATGCCGGGGCGGCGGGTGGGGGTCTACAGTTGCGTGGGCCCAGGCGTCGTCCTCTACGAGGACGTCCCGGACCGGCAGGTGGTGATGCTCCGCCAGGAGCTCACCACCCGGCCTTGGGGTCCGGAACGCTATGGCTGGTGA
- a CDS encoding CBS domain-containing protein, protein MHRIPVRQIMQTTVVTVHPDALIADAAQLMEDFNVRRLPVVDDEDHLVGIVTDSDVREAEMAGSVMSTYEPGVDVEWLTVADIMTPEVITIGPDATVGELAAILAEHKVGGVPVVVPDAAAPRYVHVVGIVTEVDIFSMIAAAWKAESQAQV, encoded by the coding sequence ATGCACCGTATTCCCGTCCGGCAGATCATGCAGACGACCGTTGTGACTGTTCATCCCGATGCCCTCATCGCCGACGCGGCCCAGTTGATGGAAGATTTCAACGTGCGCAGGCTCCCGGTGGTGGACGACGAAGATCACCTGGTCGGCATTGTCACCGACAGCGACGTGCGGGAAGCAGAAATGGCGGGCAGCGTCATGAGCACCTATGAACCCGGCGTCGACGTAGAGTGGCTCACCGTGGCCGACATCATGACGCCGGAGGTGATCACCATCGGACCGGATGCCACCGTGGGTGAGCTGGCTGCCATCCTGGCGGAACACAAGGTGGGCGGCGTGCCGGTGGTGGTGCCGGACGCCGCCGCGCCCAGGTATGTTCACGTGGTGGGGATCGTCACAGAGGTGGACATCTTTTCCATGATTGCCGCCGCCTGGAAGGCAGAGAGCCAGGCCCAGGTCTGA
- a CDS encoding cysteine desulfurase family protein: protein MTTQDRRLIYMDHAATTPVRPEVLEAMLPFFTEAYGNPSSIHSLGRRASVALTTARRTIAEILGAHPSEIIFTSCGTESDNAAVRGIALARREATGANRIVTTPVEHKAVLYTAQDLRDHFGFELTLVPVDGEGRVDPADVAAALGDGQDVAVVSVMYANNEVGTIQPIAEIGALCRERGIPFHTDAVQAAGKLPLRVDELQVDALSCSAHKFYGPKGVGFLYLRGGTPCLPFITGGSHENGRRAGTENVPYIVGMAKALALAEAERPQETERLQVLRDQLIGGILEAVDGARLTGSRRERICSHASFVIQGVEAEGVLIGLDLAGVAASSGSACTSASHRPSHVLEAMGVPPRDAVGGLRLTLGHSNTPEDVAYVLEQLPQIVARIRSSTPLPI, encoded by the coding sequence GTGACTACACAAGATCGTCGTCTTATCTACATGGATCATGCCGCCACCACACCGGTCCGGCCCGAGGTGCTGGAGGCGATGCTGCCCTTCTTCACCGAAGCCTACGGCAATCCGTCCAGCATCCACAGCCTGGGACGCCGGGCCAGTGTAGCCCTGACTACCGCCCGCCGTACCATCGCCGAGATCCTGGGGGCCCACCCGAGCGAAATCATCTTCACCAGCTGTGGGACGGAGAGCGACAACGCCGCCGTCCGTGGGATTGCCCTGGCCCGGCGGGAAGCCACCGGCGCCAACCGGATTGTCACCACGCCGGTGGAGCACAAGGCGGTGCTCTACACGGCCCAGGATCTGCGGGATCACTTCGGCTTTGAGCTGACCCTGGTGCCGGTGGACGGCGAAGGACGGGTCGACCCGGCTGACGTGGCCGCGGCCCTGGGCGACGGCCAGGATGTGGCGGTGGTCTCCGTCATGTACGCCAACAACGAGGTGGGCACCATCCAGCCCATCGCCGAGATCGGCGCCCTATGCCGGGAGCGGGGCATCCCCTTCCACACCGATGCCGTCCAGGCGGCCGGTAAGTTGCCCTTGCGGGTGGATGAGCTCCAGGTGGATGCCCTGAGCTGCAGTGCCCACAAGTTCTATGGCCCCAAAGGGGTGGGCTTCCTCTACCTGCGCGGCGGTACGCCCTGCCTGCCCTTCATCACCGGCGGCAGCCACGAGAACGGTCGCCGGGCCGGCACCGAAAATGTGCCCTACATCGTGGGCATGGCCAAGGCCCTGGCCCTGGCGGAGGCGGAGCGTCCCCAGGAGACAGAGCGGTTGCAGGTGTTGCGAGACCAGCTCATCGGGGGCATTCTGGAGGCGGTGGACGGGGCCCGGCTGACCGGATCGCGCCGGGAGCGCATCTGTTCCCACGCCAGCTTCGTCATCCAGGGGGTGGAAGCCGAAGGCGTCCTGATTGGCCTGGATCTGGCCGGCGTGGCTGCCAGCAGCGGCAGCGCCTGCACCAGTGCCTCCCATCGGCCCAGCCACGTGCTGGAGGCCATGGGCGTTCCACCTCGGGATGCGGTGGGCGGCCTGCGGCTGACCCTGGGGCACAGCAACACGCCGGAGGATGTGGCCTACGTGTTGGAGCAGCTCCCCCAGATCGTGGCCCGCATCCGCTCCTCCACGCCGTTGCCCATCTGA
- a CDS encoding NAD(P)/FAD-dependent oxidoreductase, which produces MADVIVIGDGPGGLSAALFLAKNGKSVQVFGQDETPMHYAMLYNYLGIPEIKGSDFQKIARDQVTKFGATLHDQEVTRVEPTDDGFVVTTADGSRHESKYVIIAEGKGLELAAQLNLPRSQSGVEVDRNGRTAIERLYVVGRSTRINRSQAIISAGEGAAAALDILSTEAGRDVHDFDTVK; this is translated from the coding sequence ATGGCAGATGTCATCGTTATCGGCGATGGGCCCGGCGGGCTGAGCGCAGCCCTCTTCCTGGCCAAGAACGGCAAGTCGGTCCAGGTTTTCGGCCAGGACGAGACGCCCATGCACTACGCCATGCTCTACAACTACCTGGGCATTCCCGAAATCAAGGGGAGCGATTTTCAGAAGATCGCCCGGGACCAGGTGACCAAGTTTGGCGCCACCCTCCACGACCAGGAGGTCACCCGGGTAGAACCCACCGACGACGGCTTCGTGGTCACCACCGCGGACGGCAGCCGCCATGAGAGCAAGTATGTGATCATCGCCGAAGGCAAAGGGCTGGAGCTGGCCGCCCAACTGAACCTCCCCCGTTCCCAAAGCGGTGTGGAGGTGGACCGCAACGGCCGCACCGCCATTGAGCGGCTGTACGTGGTGGGGCGCAGCACCCGCATCAACCGCAGCCAGGCCATCATCTCCGCCGGGGAAGGCGCCGCCGCCGCGCTGGACATTCTGTCCACTGAAGCGGGGCGGGATGTGCACGACTTTGACACGGTCAAGTAG